In Micromonospora sp. LH3U1, one genomic interval encodes:
- a CDS encoding amidohydrolase, whose protein sequence is MTSALTLPTGGQLASSWLETPPGSQPLPRELDHLLALRVPGLIATRRHLHSHPELSGNEFETAALIARELSLAGLSPRLLPKGNGVICDVNGRPDGPVVAMRADIDALPLDDIKDVPYRSTVEGVCHACGHDVHTTILLGVGMLLAQLADLGELDGRVRLIFQPAEEILPCGSLEVIEAGGLDDVVQIFALHCDPNLPVGQVGLRVGPITAAADNVTVRLSGPGGHTARPHLTVDLVDALGRLITEVPALVSRRVPANSGLLLVFGHASAGTRYNVIPSEASASGTLRVMDRDTWEQAPKIVAQVVRDVIAPTGATVDLEYLRGRPPVCNDSRAIQVLTAATAAALGPEGIAETPQSMGGEDFSWYLEYVPGALARLGVGRSGPNVDLHRASFDVDERAIPAGVRVMVQTALRALAAVR, encoded by the coding sequence GTGACGAGTGCGTTGACGCTGCCCACGGGTGGCCAGCTGGCGTCGTCCTGGCTGGAGACACCACCCGGGTCCCAGCCGCTGCCCCGTGAGCTGGACCACCTCCTCGCGCTCCGGGTACCGGGGCTGATCGCTACGCGCCGTCACCTCCACTCGCACCCCGAGCTCTCCGGTAACGAGTTCGAGACGGCCGCCCTGATCGCCCGGGAGCTCTCCCTGGCCGGGCTGAGCCCGCGCCTGCTACCCAAGGGCAACGGCGTGATCTGCGACGTCAACGGCAGGCCGGACGGGCCGGTCGTCGCGATGCGCGCCGACATCGACGCCCTGCCGCTGGATGACATCAAGGACGTGCCCTACCGATCGACCGTCGAGGGCGTCTGCCACGCCTGCGGGCACGACGTGCACACCACGATCCTGCTCGGCGTCGGCATGCTGCTGGCCCAGCTCGCCGACCTCGGCGAGTTGGACGGACGGGTCCGGCTCATCTTCCAGCCGGCCGAGGAGATCCTGCCCTGCGGCTCGCTCGAGGTCATCGAGGCCGGTGGCCTGGACGACGTGGTGCAGATCTTCGCGCTGCACTGCGACCCGAACCTGCCGGTGGGCCAGGTCGGCCTGCGGGTCGGCCCGATCACCGCGGCCGCCGACAACGTCACCGTCCGGCTCTCCGGGCCGGGCGGGCACACCGCCCGGCCGCACCTGACCGTCGACCTTGTCGACGCGCTCGGCCGGCTGATCACCGAGGTGCCCGCCCTGGTCAGCCGCCGGGTGCCGGCCAACAGTGGCCTGCTGCTGGTCTTCGGCCACGCGTCGGCCGGCACCCGCTACAACGTCATCCCCTCGGAGGCGAGCGCCTCCGGCACCCTGCGGGTGATGGACCGCGACACCTGGGAGCAGGCTCCCAAGATCGTCGCTCAGGTGGTCCGGGACGTGATCGCCCCGACCGGCGCCACGGTCGACCTGGAATACCTGCGCGGCCGGCCGCCGGTGTGCAACGACTCCCGGGCCATCCAGGTGCTGACCGCCGCGACCGCCGCCGCGCTCGGCCCGGAAGGGATCGCCGAGACACCGCAGAGCATGGGCGGCGAGGACTTCTCCTGGTATCTGGAGTACGTCCCCGGTGCCCTCGCCCGGCTCGGCGTGGGTCGCTCCGGCCCCAACGTCGACCTGCACCGCGCAAGCTTCGACGTGGACGAGCGGGCCATCCCGGCCGGCGTTCGCGTCATGGTGCAGACCGCGCTGCGGGCACTGGCGGCGGTGCGCTGA
- a CDS encoding DUF998 domain-containing protein, whose translation MPGTRNTGLLALGGIALAALLTVIGHLEVNDDLDPWALTISDFAVSDRGGVIDIAMIVLALATVALLYGLRRTDPPRPNSGRTVELLLGAWVAGLLLAAVVPTNEPGTAMTTAAYLHRYASVVAFLALPVGGWLLARRPDLAPAARTLRTLVLLSLALAAAMIWSAYPGDRLLIGLAERLLILTEVAVLAAVAITQTRGVTPARGA comes from the coding sequence ATGCCTGGAACCCGGAACACCGGTCTGTTGGCCCTCGGTGGGATCGCCCTGGCGGCGCTGCTCACCGTGATCGGTCACCTCGAGGTCAACGACGACCTCGACCCATGGGCGTTGACCATCAGCGACTTCGCCGTCTCCGACCGGGGCGGTGTCATCGACATCGCCATGATTGTGCTCGCGCTCGCCACCGTGGCACTGCTGTACGGGCTACGCCGCACCGACCCACCCCGCCCCAACTCCGGTCGTACGGTCGAGCTGCTGCTCGGCGCATGGGTGGCCGGGCTGCTGCTGGCAGCGGTGGTCCCGACGAACGAGCCGGGCACCGCCATGACCACCGCGGCCTACCTGCACCGGTACGCCTCGGTGGTTGCCTTCCTGGCGCTCCCGGTCGGCGGTTGGTTGCTCGCCCGCCGACCCGACCTGGCCCCCGCCGCCCGGACGCTCCGCACCCTCGTCCTGCTCAGCCTGGCCCTGGCGGCGGCGATGATCTGGTCCGCCTACCCCGGCGACCGTCTGCTGATCGGCCTGGCCGAACGGCTCCTCATCCTCACCGAGGTAGCCGTCCTCGCCGCCGTCGCGATCACCCAAACCCGGGGGGTCACTCCAGCTCGTGGAGCATGA
- a CDS encoding GNAT family N-acetyltransferase: MTLPADWTTRRPTLDDVPAILAVVHAADTFAIGHPDFDAEDVAASLTAPYVDPTRDSWLAVDADGTVVGWATVDNPTGVGREFVEVYVDPVRAAAVRAPLLARQLDRVAERAAERGLPALTVRCAVFAPERDWERSLREVGFTLAKRYVRMSGPLTDLPEQPAGPAGVTVRPVRPDDEADLREFHRIHEAAFADTPDHEPLSYERWRARIGDLTAWDEWFVAEVDGVPAGALQSSDQALDQQQGWVKSLSVLSAYRRRGVGAALLRRAFARYAEKGRQAAGLGVDLTNPTAPLSLYESVGLRETLWTDMYELSVPAAGV, translated from the coding sequence GTGACTCTTCCCGCTGATTGGACAACGCGTAGGCCCACACTCGACGACGTGCCGGCGATCCTCGCGGTGGTGCACGCCGCCGACACCTTCGCCATCGGTCATCCCGACTTCGACGCCGAGGACGTCGCCGCGTCGCTGACCGCGCCCTACGTCGACCCGACCCGCGACTCCTGGCTGGCGGTCGACGCGGATGGCACCGTGGTCGGCTGGGCGACGGTGGACAACCCGACCGGGGTGGGTCGGGAGTTCGTGGAGGTCTACGTCGACCCGGTACGCGCTGCCGCCGTGCGGGCGCCGCTGCTGGCCCGGCAACTGGACCGGGTCGCCGAGCGCGCCGCCGAGCGGGGGCTGCCGGCGCTCACCGTCCGTTGCGCGGTCTTCGCCCCGGAACGCGACTGGGAACGGAGCCTGCGCGAGGTCGGGTTCACCCTGGCCAAGAGGTACGTCCGGATGAGCGGGCCGCTGACCGACCTGCCCGAGCAGCCCGCCGGGCCGGCCGGCGTGACGGTGCGGCCGGTACGCCCCGACGACGAGGCCGACCTGCGGGAGTTCCATCGGATCCACGAGGCCGCCTTCGCTGACACCCCGGACCACGAGCCGCTGTCGTACGAGCGGTGGCGGGCCCGGATCGGCGACCTGACCGCCTGGGACGAGTGGTTCGTCGCCGAGGTGGACGGGGTGCCAGCGGGCGCGTTGCAGTCCTCGGATCAGGCGCTCGACCAGCAGCAGGGCTGGGTGAAGAGTTTGTCGGTGCTGTCCGCGTACCGTCGCAGAGGTGTGGGTGCGGCGCTGCTGCGCCGCGCCTTCGCCCGCTACGCCGAGAAGGGGCGGCAGGCGGCCGGCCTGGGAGTCGACCTCACCAACCCGACCGCCCCGCTGTCGCTCTATGAATCTGTGGGCCTGCGAGAAACCCTGTGGACCGACATGTACGAGCTCTCCGTCCCGGCCGCCGGTGTGTGA
- a CDS encoding SCO6745 family protein — MTPEQVAAASKPVVLDLGDAFSRDPTTLRRARLFGISGWAFYISGRAGALGGVRAETAAAALGFIAPDAVADGWDAANRVVPPFEVAAASLAECCRWGSQQLGALPTTERLAALVERAVVAADASGMPLFAAWRAMPLPDLSPGARSAAGLRLLREHFTGAYLLAVRAAGMTPLEAVLSGPEGEAGAVACGWPPPYPPIGPLVRRRLWAETVTNRLAAPAFTALGPADGAELVELLHRTRADLT, encoded by the coding sequence ATGACGCCGGAGCAGGTCGCCGCCGCCAGCAAGCCCGTCGTGCTCGACCTGGGCGACGCGTTCAGCCGGGACCCGACCACGTTGCGCCGGGCTCGGCTGTTCGGCATCTCCGGCTGGGCCTTCTACATCAGTGGCCGGGCCGGCGCGCTCGGCGGTGTGCGGGCGGAGACGGCCGCCGCCGCCCTCGGCTTCATCGCCCCGGACGCGGTCGCTGACGGTTGGGACGCCGCAAACCGCGTCGTTCCGCCGTTCGAGGTGGCCGCCGCGAGCCTCGCCGAGTGCTGCCGGTGGGGATCGCAGCAGCTGGGTGCCCTGCCCACCACCGAGCGCCTGGCCGCACTCGTCGAGCGGGCGGTGGTGGCGGCGGACGCCAGCGGGATGCCGCTCTTCGCCGCGTGGCGGGCCATGCCGCTCCCGGATCTGTCCCCGGGGGCCCGGAGCGCCGCCGGGCTGCGGCTGCTCCGGGAACACTTCACCGGCGCCTACCTGCTGGCGGTGCGCGCCGCCGGGATGACCCCGCTGGAGGCCGTGTTGTCCGGGCCGGAGGGAGAGGCCGGGGCGGTGGCCTGCGGATGGCCGCCGCCGTACCCACCAATCGGGCCGCTGGTGCGTCGGCGACTCTGGGCGGAGACGGTGACCAACCGTCTGGCCGCGCCGGCGTTCACGGCCCTCGGCCCCGCTGACGGCGCCGAGTTGGTGGAGTTGCTGCACCGCACCCGGGCCGACCTCACCTGA
- a CDS encoding MBL fold metallo-hydrolase, with amino-acid sequence MRLTKYAHSCLRVEHDGGVLVVDPGMFSDPAVALDGADAVLITHQHPDHLDLAAVRLQLDRRPIPIHGPASLAETLGDAAEVLHPVTAGESFTAAGVAVRAYGGRHAVIHPDIPVVDNLGYLINDVVYHPGDSLVVPEETPVDTLFAPIHAPWSKFSEVVDFIRAVAPRRAYALHDALLNDNGLGVLDRQYTALSGTEYQRLEPGSRVDV; translated from the coding sequence ATGCGGCTCACCAAGTACGCCCACTCCTGCCTCCGCGTGGAACACGACGGGGGAGTGCTCGTCGTCGACCCCGGGATGTTCAGCGACCCCGCGGTGGCATTGGACGGTGCGGACGCGGTGCTGATCACCCACCAACACCCCGACCACCTCGACCTGGCGGCGGTGCGCCTGCAGCTCGACCGGCGGCCGATCCCGATCCACGGGCCCGCCTCGCTCGCCGAAACCCTGGGTGACGCGGCCGAGGTGTTGCACCCGGTCACCGCCGGTGAGTCGTTCACCGCCGCCGGGGTGGCCGTCCGCGCGTACGGGGGCCGGCACGCGGTGATCCACCCGGACATCCCGGTGGTGGACAACCTCGGCTACCTGATCAACGACGTGGTCTACCACCCGGGCGACTCCCTGGTGGTCCCCGAGGAGACACCCGTCGACACGCTCTTCGCGCCGATCCACGCCCCCTGGTCGAAGTTCTCCGAGGTGGTCGACTTCATCCGCGCGGTCGCACCCCGGCGCGCGTACGCCCTGCACGACGCCCTGCTCAACGACAACGGGTTGGGCGTACTCGACCGGCAGTACACCGCGCTGTCCGGCACCGAATACCAGCGACTGGAGCCCGGTAGCCGGGTGGACGTCTGA
- the thrS gene encoding threonine--tRNA ligase has product MIDHRRLGRELDLFASDPLAGAGLPIWLPAGAAARHAVEEYVRELERRSGHQHVYSPPLGKRELFELSGHLGYFADDMFPPMRLSADDEFVLRPALCPHHALVFRARGRSYRELPLRIAELGGMYRSERSGVLGGLSRVRAISLNDAHTFCAPEQVGEEVAEILGLIREAHAALGVRPAGFRLSLRGPGGKYVGDDAQWTRAEELLRGALAGVAYVEAPGEAAFYGPKIDIQIVDAAGRESTISTIQLDFDKPDRFDLSYTDSDGSRRRPVMVHRSLVGSMERLFAYLIEVHQGAFPAWYAPVQLVLLPVDDGQANAAADLARRAVDAGLRVEVDVAGSLGARIRDAARRRVPYLGVLGAREVADGRLALRLRGGHAAAPMPAEAALALITQQVATRAADLLPSAP; this is encoded by the coding sequence ATGATCGACCACCGTAGGCTCGGCCGCGAGCTGGACCTCTTCGCCTCCGATCCGCTGGCCGGCGCTGGCCTGCCGATCTGGCTGCCGGCCGGCGCCGCCGCCCGACACGCCGTCGAGGAGTACGTCCGAGAGCTGGAGCGTCGCTCCGGCCACCAGCACGTCTACTCGCCGCCGCTGGGCAAACGTGAGCTGTTCGAACTCTCCGGGCACCTCGGCTACTTCGCCGACGACATGTTCCCGCCGATGCGATTGAGCGCCGACGACGAGTTCGTGCTCCGGCCGGCGCTCTGCCCCCACCACGCGCTGGTCTTCCGGGCCCGGGGCCGCTCCTACCGGGAACTGCCGCTGCGGATCGCGGAACTGGGCGGAATGTACCGCTCGGAGCGCTCCGGGGTGCTCGGTGGGCTGTCCCGGGTACGCGCCATCTCGCTCAACGACGCGCACACCTTCTGCGCCCCCGAGCAGGTCGGCGAGGAGGTCGCCGAGATCCTCGGGCTGATCCGCGAAGCGCACGCCGCGCTCGGCGTCCGCCCGGCCGGATTCCGGTTGTCCCTGCGCGGCCCCGGCGGAAAGTACGTCGGCGACGACGCACAGTGGACCCGCGCCGAGGAGTTGCTCCGGGGCGCGCTGGCCGGGGTGGCGTACGTCGAGGCACCCGGGGAGGCCGCGTTCTACGGTCCGAAGATCGACATCCAGATCGTCGACGCGGCCGGCCGGGAGTCGACCATCTCCACCATCCAGTTGGACTTCGACAAGCCGGACCGGTTCGACCTGTCGTACACCGACTCGGACGGCAGCCGGCGTCGACCGGTCATGGTGCACCGCAGCCTGGTCGGCAGCATGGAGCGGCTGTTCGCGTACCTGATCGAGGTGCACCAGGGCGCCTTCCCGGCCTGGTACGCGCCGGTCCAGCTGGTGCTGCTGCCGGTCGACGACGGGCAGGCCAACGCGGCGGCCGACCTGGCCCGGCGGGCCGTCGACGCTGGCCTGCGGGTCGAGGTCGACGTCGCCGGTTCGCTGGGCGCCCGGATCCGGGACGCGGCACGCCGCCGCGTCCCGTACCTCGGGGTGCTGGGCGCCCGCGAGGTGGCCGACGGCCGCCTCGCGCTGCGCCTGCGCGGCGGCCACGCCGCGGCCCCGATGCCCGCTGAAGCCGCGCTCGCCCTGATCACCCAGCAGGTCGCCACCCGCGCGGCCGACCTGCTCCCGTCCGCGCCCTGA
- a CDS encoding NAD(P)H-quinone dehydrogenase, with protein MSRIVIIGGGPAGYEAALVAAQLDADVTVVEADGAGGACVLSDCVPSKTFIASSQVVTGYRDTEEFGVHSDGLEAVTVDARAVHDRVKRLALAQSADIHAKLLKAGVTFVAGTARLGEDALGHTHRVVVTPADGGEEYSIAASSVLVATGSTPRQLPTAVPDGKRILTWRQVYDLPELPEHLIVVGSGVTGAEFASAYLAMGVKVTLVSSRDRVMPHEDADAASAIERVFRNRGMEILNNSRADTVLRTADGVEVELSDGRKVTGSHALIAVGSIPNTANLGLTEYGVALGRGGYVTVDRVSRTNVPGIYAAGDCTGVLLLASVAAMQGRIAMWHALGEAVRPLRLRTVAANVFTDPELATVGVSQDEVDAGKVPARQVMLPLSGNARAKMDDLSDGFVKLFCRPASGQVIGGVVVAPKASELILPITMAVENNLTVNELAQTITIYPSLSGSITEAARQLMLHELE; from the coding sequence GTGAGCCGGATCGTGATCATCGGTGGAGGGCCGGCCGGGTACGAGGCGGCCCTGGTCGCCGCCCAGCTGGACGCCGATGTCACCGTGGTGGAGGCCGACGGGGCGGGCGGGGCCTGCGTGCTCTCCGACTGCGTACCGTCGAAGACCTTCATCGCCAGCTCGCAGGTGGTCACCGGCTACCGCGACACCGAGGAGTTCGGGGTGCACTCGGACGGCCTGGAGGCGGTCACCGTCGACGCCCGGGCGGTGCACGATCGGGTCAAGCGGCTGGCGTTGGCGCAGTCCGCCGACATCCACGCCAAGCTGCTCAAGGCGGGGGTCACCTTCGTGGCCGGCACCGCCCGGCTCGGCGAGGACGCTCTCGGGCACACCCACCGGGTCGTCGTCACCCCCGCCGACGGCGGCGAGGAATACTCGATCGCCGCGTCCAGCGTGCTGGTGGCCACCGGCTCGACGCCCCGGCAGTTGCCGACCGCTGTGCCGGACGGTAAGCGCATCCTGACCTGGCGCCAGGTGTACGACCTGCCCGAGCTGCCCGAGCACCTGATCGTGGTGGGCTCCGGTGTGACCGGCGCGGAGTTCGCCAGCGCGTACCTGGCGATGGGTGTGAAGGTCACCCTGGTCTCCAGTCGGGACCGGGTGATGCCGCACGAGGACGCCGACGCGGCGTCCGCCATCGAGCGGGTGTTCCGCAACCGGGGCATGGAAATCCTCAACAACTCCCGGGCCGACACGGTTCTGCGTACCGCCGACGGCGTCGAGGTGGAGCTCTCCGACGGCCGCAAGGTCACCGGCTCGCACGCGCTGATCGCGGTCGGGTCGATCCCGAACACGGCCAACCTGGGCCTTACCGAGTACGGCGTGGCGCTGGGCCGGGGCGGCTACGTGACCGTCGACCGGGTCTCCCGGACCAACGTGCCCGGCATCTACGCCGCCGGTGACTGCACCGGGGTGCTGCTGCTGGCCAGCGTCGCCGCCATGCAGGGTCGGATCGCCATGTGGCACGCGCTCGGTGAGGCGGTCCGCCCGCTGCGGCTGCGTACGGTCGCGGCGAACGTCTTCACCGACCCGGAGCTGGCCACCGTGGGTGTCTCCCAGGACGAGGTGGACGCGGGCAAGGTGCCGGCCCGGCAGGTGATGCTGCCGCTGTCCGGCAACGCCCGGGCGAAGATGGACGACCTTTCCGACGGGTTCGTGAAGCTGTTCTGCCGGCCCGCCAGCGGTCAGGTGATCGGTGGTGTGGTGGTCGCCCCGAAGGCCAGCGAGCTGATCCTGCCCATCACCATGGCAGTGGAGAACAACCTCACCGTCAACGAGCTGGCCCAGACCATCACGATCTACCCGAGCCTCTCCGGCTCGATCACCGAGGCCGCTCGCCAGCTCATGCTCCACGAGCTGGAGTGA
- a CDS encoding gamma-glutamylcyclotransferase, giving the protein MRHHAAYGSNLDPARMRAYCPHSPMVGTGWLEGWRLTFAGADVIGWEGAVSTLVESPGDRVFVALYDIHPYDADQLDELEGVTAGTYRKLHVRVSTLDGDVTAWIYVFNGYEGGLPTSWYLSEIANAAEKAGAPDDYVTELRSRPTGTASA; this is encoded by the coding sequence GTGCGTCATCACGCCGCCTACGGCTCAAATCTCGACCCCGCCCGGATGCGCGCCTACTGTCCGCATTCGCCGATGGTGGGCACCGGCTGGCTGGAGGGCTGGCGGCTGACCTTCGCCGGCGCGGACGTGATCGGCTGGGAGGGCGCGGTGAGCACCCTGGTCGAGTCTCCCGGTGACCGGGTCTTCGTGGCGCTCTACGACATCCACCCGTACGACGCGGACCAGCTCGACGAGCTGGAGGGCGTGACCGCCGGGACGTACCGCAAGCTGCACGTCCGGGTCTCCACCCTCGACGGCGACGTGACCGCCTGGATCTACGTCTTCAACGGGTACGAGGGTGGTCTGCCGACCTCGTGGTATCTCTCGGAGATCGCGAACGCCGCCGAGAAGGCGGGCGCCCCGGACGACTACGTCACCGAGCTGCGGTCCCGCCCCACCGGCACCGCGTCGGCGTAG
- a CDS encoding DedA family protein — translation MPELLTDVASPTWAYLVLLGLLIADAFVPVIPTQIVMITSGALTVYGGLSLPITIAVGALGVFAGDLACYLLGRSAPDRRQPRHAELSRARRMASRVTQGLRQPGPVVILLCRFVPGGRMAACFSAGRSRYPYRLFVLYEAVAALGWATYGGLVGHLGGNALTESAWRLAIIATVAAAGFAAAGWAMTLVSARHARTAAGVPVDVPVD, via the coding sequence GTGCCCGAACTACTGACTGACGTCGCGTCGCCGACGTGGGCGTACCTGGTGCTGCTCGGCCTGCTGATCGCGGACGCCTTCGTCCCGGTGATCCCGACCCAGATTGTCATGATCACCAGTGGCGCGCTCACCGTCTACGGCGGGCTCAGCCTGCCGATCACCATCGCCGTCGGCGCGCTCGGCGTGTTCGCCGGCGACCTCGCCTGCTACCTGCTCGGGCGGAGTGCACCGGACCGGCGGCAACCACGGCACGCCGAGCTGAGCCGGGCCCGCCGGATGGCCAGCCGAGTCACGCAGGGGCTGCGACAACCCGGGCCGGTGGTCATCCTGCTCTGCCGGTTCGTGCCCGGCGGTCGAATGGCGGCCTGCTTCTCGGCCGGCCGCAGCCGTTACCCGTACCGGCTGTTCGTGCTCTATGAGGCCGTCGCCGCTCTGGGCTGGGCCACCTACGGCGGGCTGGTGGGTCACCTGGGCGGCAACGCGCTCACCGAGTCGGCGTGGCGGCTGGCCATCATCGCTACTGTCGCGGCGGCCGGCTTCGCCGCGGCAGGTTGGGCCATGACCCTGGTCAGCGCACGCCACGCCCGCACCGCCGCCGGTGTCCCCGTCGATGTCCCCGTGGACTGA
- a CDS encoding DUF4349 domain-containing protein — protein sequence MTTMGAGMDGQVVRRHGTLLAATALAAALVLTGCGAGDSGSRDTTDAAAPANGGADKDGLLGAPEAAGAGAPQEGKAGAPQEGKAAAPDLRVDQRAIIYTGSMRVQVDDVDAAAREVTALVTRAGGFIGGDQRRSAQADAVAELQLRVPAAKFTSVVDEIAKLGRQQSREISTEDATEAIVDLDARIISQRARVESARQLLSRATSINDLVSLENELGRREADLASLEAKKRRLADLTALSTITVSLAGPAAKITSEKAETGFLAGLTGGWKAFVASLTVLLTVLGALLPWLVAFGVPVAVLLLVLRRRKKTSVPTAPVSAPPPVPAARSAP from the coding sequence ATGACGACGATGGGAGCGGGGATGGACGGACAGGTGGTACGACGCCACGGCACACTGCTGGCGGCAACGGCACTGGCGGCGGCGCTGGTGTTGACCGGGTGCGGGGCCGGCGACAGCGGGTCGCGGGACACGACGGACGCGGCCGCCCCTGCGAATGGTGGTGCGGACAAGGACGGTTTGCTGGGAGCACCCGAGGCGGCCGGAGCCGGGGCACCGCAGGAGGGCAAGGCCGGAGCGCCGCAGGAGGGCAAAGCCGCGGCACCGGACCTGCGGGTCGATCAGCGGGCGATCATCTACACCGGATCGATGCGGGTGCAGGTGGACGATGTGGACGCCGCTGCCCGCGAGGTCACCGCACTGGTCACCCGGGCCGGTGGGTTCATCGGCGGTGACCAGCGGCGCAGTGCCCAGGCCGACGCGGTGGCGGAGTTGCAGCTGCGGGTGCCTGCGGCGAAGTTCACAAGCGTGGTCGACGAGATCGCCAAGCTCGGCCGTCAGCAGAGCCGGGAGATCAGCACCGAGGACGCCACCGAGGCGATCGTCGACCTGGACGCGCGCATCATCAGTCAGCGGGCCAGGGTGGAGAGTGCCCGCCAACTCCTGTCCCGCGCCACCTCGATCAACGACCTGGTGTCGTTGGAGAACGAGCTGGGTCGCCGCGAGGCCGACCTGGCGTCGCTGGAAGCCAAGAAACGGCGACTGGCCGATCTGACCGCATTGTCCACGATCACCGTGTCGCTCGCCGGGCCGGCAGCGAAGATCACCTCCGAGAAGGCCGAGACCGGCTTCCTGGCCGGGCTGACCGGCGGTTGGAAGGCGTTCGTCGCCTCGTTGACCGTCCTGCTCACCGTGCTGGGGGCGCTGCTGCCCTGGCTGGTGGCATTCGGCGTGCCGGTGGCGGTGCTGTTGCTGGTGCTGCGGCGGCGGAAGAAGACCTCGGTCCCGACCGCTCCGGTCAGCGCACCGCCGCCAGTGCCCGCAGCGCGGTCTGCACCATGA